The Parashewanella tropica genome window below encodes:
- a CDS encoding RICIN domain-containing protein, with amino-acid sequence MFKTILKSRVALSILLATTTAANAEEISYFKNFVQPDNYVAETHYNIANNFSRPLRSSADRPMWQHVDLKHSNKFEEEWKSVKWYGILVRDFGINGHEKAIADRSKNYADYLKMNFQVVLRKQAPHTFIGSNPSQISDVIATGIHNDYSFVGKPAAKVVREWVFPVPQDYNVTDEVHENTTLVRSNKPGDFFWPTTRVYLMEFSANVPVTKLKKGNYFLTINPLIGKDEFSEGRTYWHWVVNDIKEAEATPRETDNNANHYSAELKNAMRMLNGIPHAALSRGFTASMGLFDDELTNIPTLKAHSLSELDYKARAGSAADAELKEENKQLTTRNADLSTQLSSVNNQLTARTNQVNLLTNQVNKANTLSEQLTQQKQQLTQQKQQLEQRNNSLNAEKNTLQANLNNANNRIAEITGFQENNVFRIRGHASGKCLDVAHFRLANNTNVLSYQCHGGNNQKWVFNPTTGQIKTKLGNQCLDIGGNHNSGANLKTWECLPYGHPHMKNQSFILNGHLIHSKANPRIAFDSIGNHNSANVIMHHVHGNANQRWDRIK; translated from the coding sequence ATGTTTAAAACCATTTTAAAAAGTCGCGTTGCGCTTAGCATTTTACTTGCGACAACAACTGCTGCTAATGCTGAAGAAATTAGTTATTTTAAAAACTTCGTACAGCCAGATAATTATGTAGCAGAAACACACTATAACATCGCTAACAATTTCAGCCGTCCACTTCGCTCTAGTGCTGACCGTCCAATGTGGCAACATGTTGATTTAAAACATTCAAATAAATTCGAAGAAGAATGGAAGTCAGTCAAATGGTACGGAATTCTTGTTAGAGATTTTGGCATAAACGGGCATGAAAAAGCCATTGCCGACCGCAGTAAAAACTACGCTGATTACTTAAAAATGAACTTCCAAGTGGTTCTTAGAAAACAAGCACCACATACCTTTATTGGTTCAAATCCAAGTCAAATCAGTGATGTGATTGCAACAGGCATTCACAATGATTACTCATTTGTTGGTAAACCTGCAGCCAAAGTCGTACGCGAGTGGGTTTTCCCAGTGCCACAAGACTATAACGTAACAGATGAAGTTCATGAGAATACCACTCTTGTTCGCTCAAACAAGCCTGGGGACTTCTTTTGGCCTACCACTCGCGTTTATCTAATGGAATTTTCAGCCAACGTTCCGGTAACTAAACTGAAAAAAGGCAACTACTTCTTAACCATTAACCCACTTATCGGTAAAGATGAATTTTCTGAAGGTCGCACCTATTGGCATTGGGTTGTGAATGATATCAAGGAAGCAGAAGCAACGCCGCGTGAAACTGATAACAATGCAAATCACTATTCAGCTGAATTGAAGAATGCTATGCGCATGCTAAATGGTATTCCTCACGCAGCATTAAGCCGTGGTTTTACTGCTTCAATGGGACTTTTTGATGATGAACTTACAAATATTCCTACCTTAAAAGCACATAGCCTAAGTGAGCTGGACTACAAAGCCCGAGCAGGCTCTGCTGCAGATGCTGAACTGAAAGAAGAAAACAAGCAGTTAACCACACGTAATGCTGATCTTAGTACTCAATTAAGCTCGGTTAATAACCAACTTACGGCTCGTACTAATCAAGTTAACCTATTAACCAACCAAGTGAACAAAGCCAATACACTCTCTGAGCAGTTAACACAGCAAAAGCAACAGCTAACGCAACAGAAGCAACAACTTGAGCAACGTAACAACAGCCTAAATGCTGAGAAAAACACGCTTCAAGCTAACTTAAACAATGCGAATAACCGCATTGCTGAAATTACAGGCTTCCAAGAGAATAATGTTTTCCGTATTCGTGGTCATGCATCAGGCAAATGTTTAGATGTAGCTCACTTCCGTTTAGCCAATAACACCAATGTACTGAGTTATCAGTGTCACGGTGGTAATAACCAGAAGTGGGTATTTAATCCAACTACAGGTCAGATCAAAACTAAGCTTGGTAACCAATGTTTAGATATTGGTGGTAATCATAATAGTGGTGCAAACTTAAAAACATGGGAATGTTTACCTTATGGACACCCTCATATGAAAAACCAGAGCTTTATTCTTAATGGTCATTTGATTCACTCTAAAGCCAACCCAAGAATTGCATTTGATTCTATCGGCAACCATAACAGTGCTAACGTAATCATGCACCATGTACATGGTAATGCGAATCAACGTTGGGATCGTATTAAGTAA
- a CDS encoding efflux RND transporter permease subunit → MILTDLSVKRPVLASVISLLLVVFGLVAFDKLPLREYPDINPPVVSISTSYRGASAAVVESRITQVIENRISGVQGLKTITSNSQDGRSRITLQFTVKTDLDSAANDIRDRISGLRNRLPVEADPPEVEKADSGDEVVMWLNLVSGSMNTLQLTDYADRYLKDRFSVVDGVSNIIIGGGKKYAMRVWLDRKALAARNLTVNDVENKLRSENVELPAGSIESKDRQFTVRLQRGFRTADDFKGLVLKKGSDGYLVKLGDVAKVEVAAEENRLMFRGNGQNMVGLGVAKQSTANTLGVARQVNKLVDQINPTLPEGMKIIRSYDSSVFIEKSVQEVYNTLFIAITLVIIVIYLFLGSVRAMFIPAVTVPVSLMGTFIVLYWFGYTINLLTLLAMILAIGMVVDDAIVMLENIHRRIEDGESPLVAAFLGSRQVSFAVIATTAVLMSVFMPITFLDGDLGQLFKEFAVTMSAAVFFSSIVALTLSPMMCSKLLRPASEDTWMVRKVDGGMNWLIEKYRGALEFSLRRPALISIIALIAVGMSYGLIKKLPQEVSPREDRGSIFLIVSGPQGASYEYSKEYMNEIEKRLMPLVKSGDIKRLLMRAPRGFGRTADFSGGFGIIVLNDWSQRRPANAIINDIRSRIADLSGVRAFPIMRQAFGRGLNKPVQFVIGGPDYEQLAHWRDIIMEKAKDNPKLIGLDDDYKETKPQLRVVINHDRAAQMGVSVSQIGRTLETMLGSKVVTTFMRDGKEYDVVLEGIRKQQNTADDMKNIYVRSDTSQKLIPLSNLVTVQEFADASTLHRYNRMRAITFSANLADDYSLGEALSYLNGLVKDYLPDEAIVSYKGASQDYQESGSSIYFVFVLALGVVFLVLAAQFESYVHPAIIMLTVPLAIVGALIGLYVTGQSINIYSQVGIIMLIGLAAKNGILIVEFANQLRDKGLEFNEAVIQASCQRLRPILMTGITTAAGAVPLVMATGAGAETRFVIGVVVLFGIMLATFFTLVVVPAAYGLLARNTGTPSSVTQKLEEELG, encoded by the coding sequence ATGATACTGACCGATCTCTCTGTTAAGCGTCCGGTTCTCGCTTCGGTTATCAGTTTGCTTTTGGTGGTTTTCGGTTTGGTTGCTTTTGATAAGCTACCATTACGTGAGTACCCAGATATTAATCCTCCTGTTGTTTCCATCTCTACCAGTTACCGTGGTGCCAGTGCGGCAGTTGTAGAAAGCAGAATTACTCAAGTTATTGAAAACCGCATTAGTGGCGTTCAAGGTTTAAAAACCATTACCTCAAACAGTCAGGATGGTCGTTCTCGTATTACGCTGCAATTTACGGTGAAAACTGATTTGGATTCTGCGGCCAACGATATTCGTGATCGTATATCGGGATTGCGAAACCGCTTGCCTGTTGAAGCCGATCCACCTGAAGTAGAAAAAGCGGATAGTGGTGATGAAGTCGTGATGTGGTTGAACCTCGTTTCCGGCAGCATGAATACGCTTCAGTTAACCGATTATGCAGACCGTTATCTAAAAGACCGATTTTCCGTTGTTGATGGCGTGTCTAATATCATCATTGGTGGTGGAAAAAAATATGCTATGCGTGTCTGGTTAGACAGAAAAGCATTAGCGGCGCGTAACCTAACCGTCAATGATGTTGAGAATAAGCTGAGATCGGAAAACGTTGAACTTCCAGCAGGGTCGATTGAATCAAAAGATCGTCAATTTACCGTTCGATTGCAAAGAGGATTCAGAACGGCGGATGACTTTAAAGGCTTAGTACTGAAAAAAGGCAGTGACGGTTACCTTGTTAAATTAGGTGATGTGGCCAAAGTTGAAGTTGCGGCGGAAGAAAATCGGTTGATGTTCCGCGGTAATGGTCAGAACATGGTGGGACTTGGTGTTGCCAAGCAGTCTACTGCTAACACTTTAGGCGTTGCACGCCAAGTGAATAAGTTGGTTGATCAAATCAATCCAACCTTGCCTGAAGGGATGAAGATCATACGTTCATATGATAGTTCGGTGTTCATCGAAAAGTCAGTGCAGGAGGTATATAACACACTGTTTATTGCCATTACCTTAGTGATCATTGTGATTTACTTGTTCTTGGGTAGTGTGCGAGCCATGTTCATTCCTGCGGTAACTGTGCCAGTGTCATTAATGGGTACCTTTATTGTTCTTTATTGGTTCGGTTACACCATTAACTTATTGACCTTGCTGGCGATGATCCTCGCGATTGGTATGGTGGTGGATGATGCCATTGTGATGCTAGAGAATATTCACCGTCGAATCGAAGACGGTGAATCTCCATTGGTCGCAGCGTTTTTAGGTTCTAGACAAGTCTCATTTGCGGTGATTGCGACGACTGCGGTATTGATGTCGGTGTTTATGCCGATCACTTTCTTAGACGGTGATTTAGGGCAGTTATTTAAAGAGTTTGCGGTGACCATGAGTGCCGCGGTGTTTTTCTCAAGCATTGTAGCGTTAACCCTCAGCCCAATGATGTGTTCCAAATTGTTGCGTCCAGCCAGTGAAGATACTTGGATGGTGCGTAAAGTTGATGGTGGCATGAATTGGTTAATCGAAAAATATCGTGGCGCTTTGGAGTTCTCACTACGTCGTCCTGCTCTGATTTCCATTATTGCTTTAATTGCCGTCGGGATGAGCTACGGTTTGATAAAAAAGCTGCCTCAAGAAGTGTCGCCAAGAGAAGATCGTGGTTCGATTTTCTTAATCGTATCAGGCCCTCAAGGTGCCAGTTACGAATACAGCAAAGAATACATGAATGAAATTGAAAAGCGCTTGATGCCTCTGGTTAAGTCTGGTGATATCAAACGCCTATTAATGCGAGCGCCAAGAGGTTTTGGTCGCACGGCCGATTTCTCTGGTGGTTTTGGGATCATTGTATTAAATGACTGGAGTCAACGTCGTCCTGCTAATGCCATTATCAATGATATTCGTAGCCGTATAGCCGATTTATCCGGTGTTCGTGCTTTTCCAATTATGCGACAAGCTTTTGGCCGAGGTTTGAATAAGCCAGTGCAATTTGTCATTGGTGGGCCTGATTATGAACAATTAGCCCATTGGCGTGACATCATTATGGAAAAGGCCAAGGACAATCCCAAATTAATTGGTTTAGATGATGATTACAAAGAAACTAAACCTCAATTACGAGTCGTCATCAACCATGATCGTGCTGCACAAATGGGTGTGTCGGTATCGCAAATAGGTCGCACATTAGAAACCATGTTGGGATCGAAAGTTGTCACCACCTTTATGCGGGACGGCAAAGAGTATGATGTGGTATTAGAAGGTATTCGCAAACAGCAAAATACCGCCGATGACATGAAGAACATTTATGTTCGTTCAGATACCTCACAAAAGTTGATCCCATTATCTAACTTAGTGACGGTGCAAGAGTTTGCAGATGCCAGTACCTTACATCGCTATAATCGTATGCGGGCCATTACCTTTTCGGCTAACCTTGCTGATGATTATTCATTAGGTGAAGCGTTAAGTTATCTTAATGGCTTAGTAAAAGATTACTTACCGGATGAGGCTATTGTTAGCTATAAAGGCGCATCTCAGGATTATCAAGAATCAGGCTCTTCAATCTACTTTGTTTTTGTTCTGGCACTTGGCGTAGTGTTCCTTGTTTTGGCGGCACAATTTGAGAGTTATGTTCATCCTGCCATCATTATGTTGACGGTTCCACTGGCGATTGTTGGTGCGTTAATTGGCTTGTATGTTACAGGTCAAAGCATCAATATCTACAGCCAAGTCGGGATCATTATGTTGATTGGTCTAGCGGCTAAAAATGGTATTTTGATAGTTGAGTTCGCGAACCAGCTGCGGGATAAAGGGCTTGAGTTTAACGAAGCCGTTATTCAGGCCTCGTGCCAGCGTTTACGCCCAATCTTGATGACAGGTATCACAACAGCCGCAGGTGCAGTTCCTTTGGTAATGGCAACAGGAGCAGGGGCGGAAACCCGCTTTGTTATCGGTGTTGTGGTGCTATTTGGCATTATGCTGGCTACTTTCTTTACGTTAGTCGTTGTGCCTGCTGCTTATGGGTTACTAGCGCGAAACACTGGAACGCCAAGTTCAGTGACTCAGAAACTAGAAGAGGAGTTAGGATAG
- a CDS encoding efflux RND transporter periplasmic adaptor subunit: MKKLSLISLVVALCVLGYYIFNPESQSPQQKRFGNIITPVVVTKVETKQLTDELEALGNIKANESIDLTSKVSELVTHLYFDDGAMVRKGKLLVQLRDASQQAALRQARVALANDERDLRRIVQLVKDKSIAETEKDQAQTQIDTAKAQVKSAIADVRDRKIVAPFSGRLGLRQVSVGALVTPSTVITTLDDLSTVKLDFSVPERYLQTLQVGKEVEAKAIAYPGKTFKGKVKSIDSRIDPETRAVVIRAVLKNPNMKLLPGMLMTVNLIRDHKTSLVLPEDAIIPRQDRHYVYVVDDNNKVVQKQVAVGIRKFGIVEITSGLKEGESVITRGQLKVRPGMTVQPHTQENFTFKQNAQGEEA, encoded by the coding sequence ATGAAAAAGCTCTCTCTAATTTCTCTTGTGGTTGCACTTTGTGTTTTGGGATATTACATCTTTAATCCTGAATCTCAGTCTCCTCAACAAAAGCGTTTCGGTAATATCATCACCCCAGTGGTTGTCACTAAAGTTGAAACAAAACAATTGACTGACGAGCTTGAAGCTTTGGGCAATATTAAAGCCAATGAATCGATTGATTTGACGTCTAAGGTCAGTGAATTGGTTACCCATTTGTATTTTGATGATGGTGCAATGGTACGAAAAGGGAAACTACTCGTTCAGCTAAGAGATGCTAGCCAGCAAGCGGCATTACGACAAGCAAGAGTGGCGTTGGCCAATGATGAAAGAGATTTGCGCCGTATTGTGCAATTGGTAAAAGATAAATCCATTGCGGAAACCGAAAAAGACCAAGCTCAAACTCAAATTGATACTGCAAAAGCTCAAGTGAAAAGTGCGATTGCCGATGTTAGGGATCGTAAGATTGTTGCGCCATTTTCTGGCCGTCTAGGCTTAAGACAAGTGAGTGTTGGGGCGTTAGTGACGCCATCGACTGTTATTACAACGTTAGATGATTTGTCTACGGTAAAACTCGATTTCTCAGTACCAGAGCGTTACCTGCAGACCTTACAAGTTGGCAAAGAAGTTGAAGCCAAAGCTATCGCTTATCCGGGGAAAACTTTCAAAGGAAAGGTTAAATCGATTGATAGTCGCATTGACCCTGAAACTCGTGCCGTGGTTATCCGCGCGGTGTTGAAAAATCCCAATATGAAATTATTGCCGGGCATGTTGATGACAGTGAATCTAATTAGAGATCACAAAACGTCATTAGTGTTACCCGAAGATGCCATTATTCCTCGACAAGACCGCCATTACGTTTATGTCGTTGATGACAATAATAAAGTTGTGCAAAAGCAAGTTGCCGTAGGTATACGTAAATTTGGTATTGTTGAAATCACCTCTGGCTTGAAAGAGGGCGAGTCGGTTATTACACGTGGTCAACTTAAAGTGAGACCGGGGATGACGGTGCAGCCTCATACTCAAGAAAACTTTACCTTTAAGCAAAACGCCCAAGGGGAAGAAGCATGA
- a CDS encoding diacylglycerol kinase, with product MEKQQGFKRLISAFQNSNRALGWLLKNEAAFKQEAWLLLFSIPLSFIISDSLAQQLLLISSVIFVMFAEVVNTAIEAVVDRVGLEHHELSGLAKDLGSLAVLISLLLCCTAWGYVIVQHFVI from the coding sequence GTGGAAAAACAACAAGGATTTAAGCGATTAATATCAGCTTTTCAAAACTCTAACCGTGCACTTGGGTGGTTGTTAAAAAACGAAGCGGCGTTTAAGCAAGAAGCTTGGTTATTACTTTTCTCGATACCTCTTAGTTTTATTATTTCTGATTCATTGGCGCAGCAATTATTACTGATCTCAAGCGTGATTTTTGTGATGTTTGCTGAAGTCGTTAACACGGCAATTGAAGCTGTTGTTGATAGAGTCGGGTTAGAGCATCATGAACTTTCCGGTTTGGCAAAAGATTTAGGCTCTTTGGCGGTCCTGATTAGTCTTCTTCTGTGCTGTACGGCATGGGGATATGTGATTGTTCAACATTTCGTTATTTAG